A window of the Oryza brachyantha chromosome 5, ObraRS2, whole genome shotgun sequence genome harbors these coding sequences:
- the LOC102701172 gene encoding vacuolar-processing enzyme-like — protein MGRCVVVLLLLGLGGAVCGRWQEEFLRLGSEGGGTRWGVLVAGSKGFYNYRHQADVCHAYQIMRKGGLNDDNIVVMMYDDIASHPDNPRPGTIINHPSGPDVYAGVPKDYTRKDVTVNNFLAVLLGNRSALTGAGSGKVVSSGPNDHVFVYYADHGGPGVLSMPGPAEGEYLYANDLVQALKKKHAAGAYKSLVMYVEACESGSIFEGLLPTDIAVYATTASNADESSWGTYCPGDDHGAPPPEFDTCLGDLYSVAWMEDADAHQDGRRGETLQQQYRSVKNRTSDAGTYFLGSHVMQYGDMSLSPQSLHLYYMDTPAAASRADDAAAAIPASVSVNQRDADLLYLWRKYMRAAPEKKVEARERLLQEMGRRSRVDSSVELVEGLIFSSGKEKEEKKAKAGQAVVEDWECLKSMVRTFEARCGSLGQYGMKHMRSFANICNAGVSHHAMATAASLACPPHL, from the coding sequence ATGGGGCGCTGCGtcgtggtgctgctgctgctcggccTCGGGGGCGCAGTGTGCGGGCGGTGGCAGGAGGAGTTCCTGCGGCTGGGGTCGGAGGGAGGCGGGACGAGGTGGGGCGTGCTGGTGGCGGGGTCGAAGGGGTTCTACAACTACCGGCACCAGGCGGACGTGTGCCACGCGTACCAGATCATGAGGAAAGGAGGCCTCAACGACGACAACATCGTGGTGATGATGTACGACGACATCGCCAGCCACCCCGACAACCCCAGGCCCGGGACCATCATCAACCACCCTTCCGGCCCCGACGTCTACGCCGGAGTCCCCAAGGATTACACTCGCAAGGACGTCACCGTCAACAACTTCCTGGCCGTGCTGCTGGGCAACAGGTCGGCcctcaccggcgccggcagcggcaaGGTCGTCAGCAGCGGCCCCAACGACCACGTGTTCGTCTACTACGCCGACCACGGCGGCCCCGGCGTGCTGAGCATGCCAGGACCGGCGGAGGGCGAGTACCTGTACGCCAACGACCTGGTGCAGGCGCTGAAGAAGaagcacgccgccggcgcctacAAGAGCCTCGTCATGTACGTGGAGGCGTGCGAGTCCGGCAGCATCTTCGAGGGCCTCCTCCCCACCGACATCGCCGTCTACGCCACCACGGCCTCCAACGCCGACGAGAGCAGCTGGGGCACCTACTGCCCCGGCGACGACCAtggcgccccgccgccggagtTCGACACCTGCCTCGGCGACCTCTACAGCGTGGCCTGGATGGAGGACGCCGACGCGCACCAGGACGGCCGCCGGGGCGAGACGCTGCAGCAGCAGTACAGGTCGGTCAAGAACCGCACGTCGGACGCGGGCACCTACTTCCTCGGCTCCCACGTCATGCAGTACGGCGACATGAGCCTCAGCCCGCAGAGCCTCCACCTCTACTACATGGACACACCTGCTGCAGCCAGCCGTGctgacgacgccgccgccgccatacCTGCGAGTGTGAGCGTGAACCAGCGTGACGCCGATCTCCTCTACCTGTGGCGCAAGTACATGAGAGCGGCGCCCGAGAAGAAGGTGGAGGCTCGGGAGCGGCTTCTGCAAGAGATGGGGCGGCGATCCCGCGTGGACAGCAGCGTGGAGCTGGTCGAGGGCCTCATCTTCAGCTCCGgcaaggagaaggaggagaagaaggcgaaggcggggcaggcggtggtggaggacTGGGAGTGCCTCAAGTCGATGGTGCGGACGTTCGAGGCGCGGTGTGGGTCGCTGGGGCAGTACGGCATGAAGCACATGCGCTCCTTCGCCAACATCTGCAACGCCGGCGTCTCTCACCACGCCATGGCAactgccgcctccctcgcaTGTCCTCCTCACTTGTAA
- the LOC102705633 gene encoding B2 protein-like isoform X2 translates to MEGYEREFWQFSDQLRLHNFSSLSIADSIWTPAVDRSNSNNNNKLAFATTTTNAADRYNYSSPSQQHLLNNKSVVGRPAAKINNYYYYSTSSDDIISGKKKGIDGRNNSKKSSSISSEKRLKRLAASESLAKEEAMGGYIFVCNKETMEENLKRQLFGLPSRYRESVRAIRPGLPLFLYNYSTHQLHGIFEAASFGGSNIDPTAWEDDDTKQSRFPAQICEPLEEDAFRPVLHHYDGPKFRLELSVAEAVSLLDIFAEKLFA, encoded by the exons ATGGAGGGTTACGAGCGCGAGTTCTGGCAGTTCAGCGACCAGCTCCGCCTCCACAACTTCTCCAGCCTCTCCATCGCCGACTCCATCTGGACTCCTGCCGTCGATcgcagcaacagcaacaacaacaacaagctCGCcttcgccaccaccaccaccaacgcCGCCGACCGCTACAACTACAGCTCCCCCTCCCAACAGCACCTGCTCAACAACAAGTCCGTCGTCGGCCGGCCAGCCGCCAAGATTaacaactactactactacagcACCAGCAGCGATGACATCATCAGCGGCAAGAAGAAGGGCATCGACGGCAGAAACAACAGCAAgaagagcagcagcatcagcagcgAGAAGAGGTTGAAGAGGCTGGCGGCGTCGGAGTCGCTGGCGAAGGAGGAGGCGATGGGGGGGTACATCTTCGTGTGCAACAAGGAGACGATGGAGGAGAACCTGAAGAGGCAGCTGTTCGGGCTGCCGTCGAGGTACAGGGAGTCGGTGAGGGCGATCAGGCCGGGGCTGCCGCTCTTCCTCTACAACTACTCCACGCACCAGCTGCACGGCATCTTCGAGGCCGCCAGCTTCGGCGGATCAAACATCGATCCCACCGCAtgggaggacgacgacaccAAGCAGTCCAGGTTCCCAGCCCAG ATCTGTGAGCCGCTGGAGGAGGACGCCTTCCGGCCGGTGCTGCACCACTACGACGGCCCAAAGTTCCGGCTGGAGCTCAGCGTCGCCGAGGCCGTCTCCCTTCTTGACATCTTCGCCGAGAAGCTCTTCGCCTGA
- the LOC102705917 gene encoding vacuolar cation/proton exchanger 1b-like, which produces MPRTTTEAKEMAVRRQLLPGPADRPRTAHNMSSSSLRKRSDGSLINKVPCAALRAFLANLNEVLLATKLFLLLPAVLLAVAAAYLHFGQVWVFVLSLIGLVPLAERLSFLTEQIAFYTGPTVGGILNATFGNVTEVIIALFALRERKIEVVKCSLLGSILSNLLLVLGTSLFLGGVTNLAAHQPFDRKQADVNTALLILGALCHSLPLMLRYAVASGEHALVSGAAALDLSRACSIVMLLAYLAYLFFQLKTHRQLFDPQEVEDDDDDSVTISQDEPVLGFSSAMIWLALMTLVTALLSEYVVTTIEAASQSWELSVSFISIILLPIVGNAAEHAGAVIFALKNKLDITLGVSLGSATQISMFVVPLSVVVAWTMGIPMDLDFNLLETGSLFLAILVTAFTLQDGESHYLKGLVLILCYAVISVCFFVIRRRADDNQLDGVRWIMEH; this is translated from the exons ATGCCGCGGACGACGACGGAGGCGAAGGAGATGGCAGTGCGCCGCCAGCTGCTGCCGGGACCGGCTGATCGCCCGCGCACAGCTCACAAcatgtcctcctcctccctccgcaaGAGGTCCGACGGCTCCCTCATCAACAAGGTGCCCTgcgccgccctccgcgcctTCCTCGCCAACCTCAACGAGGTCCTCCTCGCCACCaagctcttcctcctcctccccgccgtcctcctcgccgtcgccgccgcttacCTCCACTTCGGACAG GTGTGGGTGTTCGTGCTGAGCTTAATCGGCCTCGTCCCTCTTGCCGAGAGGCTCAGCTTCCTCACCGA GCAGATTGCATTTTACACCGGGCCAACTG TGGGTGGAATTCTGAACGCGACATTTGGCAACGTGACGGAGGTGATCATCGCGTTGTTTGCGCTGCGAGAGAGGAAGATTGAGGTGGTGAAATGCTCCCTGCTGGGATCCATCCTCTCCAACCTGCTGCTCGTCCTCGGCACCTCCCTCTTCCTGGGCGGCGTCACCAACCTCGCCGCCCACCAACCCTTCGACAGGAAGCAAGCGGACGTCAACACCGCGCTCCTCATCCTCGGCGCCCTCTGCCACTCGCTGCCGCTCATGCTCCGCTACGCCGTCGCCTCCGGCGAGCACGCCCTTGTCTCCGGCGCCGCAGCGCTGGACCTGTCCCGTGCCTGCAGCATCGTCATGCTCCTCGCCTACCTGGCCTACCTCTTCTTCCAGCTCAAGACGCATCGCCAGCTGTTTGACCCCCAAGAG GTTGaggatgatgacgatgattCAGTGACCATCTCTCAAGACGAACCAGTGCTGGGATTCTCAAGTGCGATGATTTGGCTGGCTCTCATGACTCTCGTCACTGCACTGCTATCAGAGTATGTTGTGACCACAATTGAG GCGGCCTCACAATCTTGGGAATTATCAGTGAGCTTCATCAGCATCATTTTGCTTCCCATCGTTGGGAATGCAGCGGAGCATGCTGGTGCTGTCATTTTTGCTCTCAAGAACAAGCTG GATATCACCCTGGGAGTGTCTCTGGGCTCTGCCACGCAGATCTCCATGTTCGTG gTGCCATTGAGTGTGGTGGTAGCCTGGACGATGGGGATCCCAATGGATCTTGATTTCAACTTGCTAGAGACTGGATCTCTGTTTCTAGCAATATTAGTGACTGCCTTCACCCTCCAG GACGGAGAATCGCATTATCTGAAGGGATTGGTTCTTATCCTTTGCTACGCTGTCATTAGCGTGTGCTTTTTTGTTATAAGACGACGCGCAG ATGACAACCAGCTGGACGGTGTACGATGGATCATGGAGCATTAG
- the LOC102700898 gene encoding casein kinase 1-like protein 1 isoform X1, protein MEPRIGNKFRVGRKLGSGSFGEIYLGTNVQTNEEVAIKLENVKTKHPQLLYESKLYRILQGGTGIPNVKWFGVEGDYNVLVMDLLGPSLEDLFSFCNRKLSLKTVLMLADQMINRVEFVHAKSFLHRDIKPDNFLMGLGKRANQVYVIDFGLAKKYRDTSTHQHIPYRENKNLTGTARYASVNTHLGIEQSRRDDMESLGYVLMYFLRGSLPWQGLKAGNKKQKYEKISERKIATSTEALCRGYPTEFASYFHYCRSLRFEDAPDYQYLKRLFRDLFIREGFQFDYVFDWTILKYQQSQMTSAPPRAIAPATGQSSGMAPIANNNRLSATEEGRRSGWSDMDAVRRQVPPPAINAGSLAKQKSPIGHEQSTSKDAMFSSSTFLGWSSGSSRRPVVSNSRGPSIEADQSRSRTTDASPGAFLRSSQHDRRTSSGRHTSNAKNYESTIRGIQGLSFDGDDRIHNHQCPAP, encoded by the exons ATGGAACCGCGCATCGGCAACAAGTTCCGCGTCGGCCGCAAGCTGGGGAGCGGCTCCTTCGGCGAGATCTACCTCG GTACCAACGTTCAGACCAACGAGGAGGTCGCTATTAAGCTC GAAAATGTGAAGACCAAGCATCCACAACTGCTGTATGAGTCAAAGCTGTACAGAATACTCCAGGGAGGAA CTGGAATTCCAAATGTTAAGTGGTTTGGTGTAGAGGGTGATTACAACGTCTTGGTAATGGACTTGCTGGGACCAAGCCTTGAAgatcttttcagtttttgtaaCAGGAAGCTGTCTCTAAAAACTGTTTTGATGCTTGCTGATCAAATG ATCAATCGTGTTGAATTTGTTCACGCCAAGTCGTTCTTGCATAGAGATATTAAACCAGACAATTTTCTAATGGGTCTTGGTAAAAGGGCAAATCAG GTCTATGTCATAGATTTTGGACTTGCAAAGAAGTACAGGGATACATCAACGCACCAGCACATCCCATATAG GGAGAACAAGAACTTGACGGGAACAGCGAGATATGCAAGTGTAAACACACATCTTGGAATtg AACAAAGCCGGAGGGATGACATGGAGTCTCTTGGATATGTACTAATGTACTTCTTAAGAGGAAG CCTACCATGGCAGGGTCTAAAAGCTGggaacaaaaaacaaaaatacgaGAAAATCAGTGAAAGGAAAATTGCTACTTCAACTGAG GCCCTCTGTCGTGGATATCCTACTGAATTTGCATCTTACTTCCATTATTGCCGCTCGCTACGCTTCGAAGATGCACCAGACTACCAATACTTGAAGAGATTGTTCAGAGATCTTTTTATTCGAGAGG GATTTCAGTTTGATTATGTTTTTGACTGGACAATCCTGAAGTATCAACAGTCTCAGATGACCAGTGCTCCACCACGTGCCATT GCCCCGGCAACAGGACAAAGCTCGGGGATGGCTCCTATAGCAAACAATAATAGGCTGTcag CCACTGAAGAGGGAAGGAGAAGTGGATGGTCTGATATGGATGCAGTGCGGCGTCAAGTTCCACCTCCAGCTATAAATGCAGGCAGCCTAGCCAAGCAGAAATCCCCTATCGGACATGAGCAATCTACTTCTAAAGATGCAATG TTCTCCAGTTCGACTTTTTTGGGATGGTCAAGCGGATCCTCAAGGCGACCTGTTGTCTCAAATAGCCGAGGACCAAGCATTGAAGCTGACCAGTCACGTAGTCGCACAACAGATGCAAGTCCAGGGGCATTCTTGCGTTCGAGTCAACATGACAGGCGCACGTCTTCTGGCAGGCATACGTCTAACGCTAAGAACTACGAGTCCACCATCCGGGGCATCCAGGGCCTAAGCTTCGATGGTGATGATAGGATTCACAATCATCAGTGTCCTGCTCCATGA
- the LOC102705633 gene encoding B2 protein-like isoform X1: MEGYEREFWQFSDQLRLHNFSSLSIADSIWTPAVDRSNSNNNNKLAFATTTTNAADRYNYSSPSQQHLLNNKSVVGRPAAKINNYYYYSTSSDDIISGKKKGIDGRNNSKKSSSISSEKRLKRLAASESLAKEEAMGGYIFVCNKETMEENLKRQLFGLPSRYRESVRAIRPGLPLFLYNYSTHQLHGIFEAASFGGSNIDPTAWEDDDTKQSRFPAQVRVATRKICEPLEEDAFRPVLHHYDGPKFRLELSVAEAVSLLDIFAEKLFA; this comes from the exons ATGGAGGGTTACGAGCGCGAGTTCTGGCAGTTCAGCGACCAGCTCCGCCTCCACAACTTCTCCAGCCTCTCCATCGCCGACTCCATCTGGACTCCTGCCGTCGATcgcagcaacagcaacaacaacaacaagctCGCcttcgccaccaccaccaccaacgcCGCCGACCGCTACAACTACAGCTCCCCCTCCCAACAGCACCTGCTCAACAACAAGTCCGTCGTCGGCCGGCCAGCCGCCAAGATTaacaactactactactacagcACCAGCAGCGATGACATCATCAGCGGCAAGAAGAAGGGCATCGACGGCAGAAACAACAGCAAgaagagcagcagcatcagcagcgAGAAGAGGTTGAAGAGGCTGGCGGCGTCGGAGTCGCTGGCGAAGGAGGAGGCGATGGGGGGGTACATCTTCGTGTGCAACAAGGAGACGATGGAGGAGAACCTGAAGAGGCAGCTGTTCGGGCTGCCGTCGAGGTACAGGGAGTCGGTGAGGGCGATCAGGCCGGGGCTGCCGCTCTTCCTCTACAACTACTCCACGCACCAGCTGCACGGCATCTTCGAGGCCGCCAGCTTCGGCGGATCAAACATCGATCCCACCGCAtgggaggacgacgacaccAAGCAGTCCAGGTTCCCAGCCCAG GTGCGGGTGGCGACTCGGAAGATCTGTGAGCCGCTGGAGGAGGACGCCTTCCGGCCGGTGCTGCACCACTACGACGGCCCAAAGTTCCGGCTGGAGCTCAGCGTCGCCGAGGCCGTCTCCCTTCTTGACATCTTCGCCGAGAAGCTCTTCGCCTGA
- the LOC102700898 gene encoding casein kinase 1-like protein 2 isoform X2, whose protein sequence is MEPRIGNKFRVGRKLGSGSFGEIYLGTNVQTNEEVAIKLENVKTKHPQLLYESKLYRILQGGTGIPNVKWFGVEGDYNVLVMDLLGPSLEDLFSFCNRKLSLKTVLMLADQMINRVEFVHAKSFLHRDIKPDNFLMGLGKRANQVYVIDFGLAKKYRDTSTHQHIPYRENKNLTGTARYASVNTHLGIEQSRRDDMESLGYVLMYFLRGSLPWQGLKAGNKKQKYEKISERKIATSTEALCRGYPTEFASYFHYCRSLRFEDAPDYQYLKRLFRDLFIREGFQFDYVFDWTILKYQQSQMTSAPPRAIAPATGQSSGMAPIANNNRLSATEEGRRSGWSDMDAVRRQVPPPAINAGSLAKQKSPIGHEQSTSKDAMFDFFGMVKRILKATCCLK, encoded by the exons ATGGAACCGCGCATCGGCAACAAGTTCCGCGTCGGCCGCAAGCTGGGGAGCGGCTCCTTCGGCGAGATCTACCTCG GTACCAACGTTCAGACCAACGAGGAGGTCGCTATTAAGCTC GAAAATGTGAAGACCAAGCATCCACAACTGCTGTATGAGTCAAAGCTGTACAGAATACTCCAGGGAGGAA CTGGAATTCCAAATGTTAAGTGGTTTGGTGTAGAGGGTGATTACAACGTCTTGGTAATGGACTTGCTGGGACCAAGCCTTGAAgatcttttcagtttttgtaaCAGGAAGCTGTCTCTAAAAACTGTTTTGATGCTTGCTGATCAAATG ATCAATCGTGTTGAATTTGTTCACGCCAAGTCGTTCTTGCATAGAGATATTAAACCAGACAATTTTCTAATGGGTCTTGGTAAAAGGGCAAATCAG GTCTATGTCATAGATTTTGGACTTGCAAAGAAGTACAGGGATACATCAACGCACCAGCACATCCCATATAG GGAGAACAAGAACTTGACGGGAACAGCGAGATATGCAAGTGTAAACACACATCTTGGAATtg AACAAAGCCGGAGGGATGACATGGAGTCTCTTGGATATGTACTAATGTACTTCTTAAGAGGAAG CCTACCATGGCAGGGTCTAAAAGCTGggaacaaaaaacaaaaatacgaGAAAATCAGTGAAAGGAAAATTGCTACTTCAACTGAG GCCCTCTGTCGTGGATATCCTACTGAATTTGCATCTTACTTCCATTATTGCCGCTCGCTACGCTTCGAAGATGCACCAGACTACCAATACTTGAAGAGATTGTTCAGAGATCTTTTTATTCGAGAGG GATTTCAGTTTGATTATGTTTTTGACTGGACAATCCTGAAGTATCAACAGTCTCAGATGACCAGTGCTCCACCACGTGCCATT GCCCCGGCAACAGGACAAAGCTCGGGGATGGCTCCTATAGCAAACAATAATAGGCTGTcag CCACTGAAGAGGGAAGGAGAAGTGGATGGTCTGATATGGATGCAGTGCGGCGTCAAGTTCCACCTCCAGCTATAAATGCAGGCAGCCTAGCCAAGCAGAAATCCCCTATCGGACATGAGCAATCTACTTCTAAAGATGCAATG TTCGACTTTTTTGGGATGGTCAAGCGGATCCTCAAGGCGACCTGTTGTCTCAAATAG
- the LOC102701449 gene encoding uncharacterized protein LOC102701449: MGGWAKDVSSSEGTLVWVRRPNGSWWPGRVISPLDVPDGCPAPPKAPATPIMLLGRRQGPTFVDWCNLERTKRVKPFRCGEVEFDDFITKAETQDALRRATTSNGTKKKRDYSAYNTGRYARKEDAILQALQIERAHFQDAPSKNRTADNTLLNLPTAAMDAPSSTAVINPPPPKRKRKTPNDSEDDVPQGFPRMRDLSDIGSNKFSKRMPNLGTFSDFTDDLPTTCPVKRSRQSDATAKRKPPSPDLDGVFGSVRKKDRSRPLSELFNGDMWNGFKPNGRRSNQLSIDAGSCSSSSPGTSSLDTVMDKCNSRRDSAFKIDQSKGAQVSCMTRLPDDDFSHRNSFAATSFTAGSMLEPDHLKAYLPSALTKDPICKLKRQATSCSKASISSRCDRRNVKKQIISSADCGGNNGESIALEPGYHKDRVVNHRSSISEVILSEEKVDKSSVNRPSGPDVVKQLAVFPTDLDCGGAVKKQCSEVKHEHEELSEILSSPSNCDNVSASSLVFELPLQVLPPEQRTPEPARCHAVKPTKTLQLNPILYDVELSGNGCTNKGRRVPLVSLMSRWNRRPVVGYPVSVEVSDGVCFLPASGVNDHHPATSIVNGALKKDEAASPGRLRSHTGGAKPRSRRKMSELEMDKSWRPHTKTHAPSSRKMRRLSSFEINRRGAGDNKSVVGKISAPTIACIPLRVVFSRINEALSFQMK, from the exons ATGGGCGGCTGGGCGAAGGATGTGTCCTCGTCGGAGGGCACGCTGGTCTGGGTCCGCCGCCCCAACGGCTCCTGGTGGCCCGGCCGCGTCATCTCCCCGCTCGACGTCCCCGACGGCTGCCCCGCTCCCCCCAAGGCGCCGGCCACCCCCATCATgctcctcggccgccgccaggGCCCCACCTTCGT TGACTGGTGCAACCTCGAGAGGACCAAGCGCGTCAAGCCGTTCCGCTGCGGGGAGGTGGAGTTCGACGACTTCATCACCAAGGCCGAGACGCAGGacgccctccgccgcgccaccaccagcaACGGCACCAAGAAGAAGAGGGATTACAGTGCCTACAACACCGGCAGGTACGCCCGCAAGGAGGACGCCATTCTCCAAGCCCTCCAGATCGAGAGAGCTCACTTTCAGGATGCGCCCAGCAAGAACCGCACTGCCGACAACACCCTCCTCAATctgcccaccgccgccatggacGCACCTTCCTCCACCGCCGTCATCAACCCGCCGCCTCCCAAGAGGAAGCGCAAGACGCCAAATGATTCCGAAGACGATGTGCCTCAGGGCTTCCCACGCATGAGGGACCTCAGCGACATTGGATCGAATAAGTTCTCAAAGCGCATGCCCAATCTAGGCACATTCTCTGATTTCACTGATGATCTGCCTACTACTTGTCCCGTCAAAAGGAGTAGGCAGTCTGATGCTACTGCAAAGAGGAAACCACCTAGTCCAGACCTGGATGGAGTATTTGGGAGTGTAAGGAAGAAAGACAGGTCCCGTCCTCTATCAGAGCTATTCAACGGTGACATGTGGAATGGGTTCAAACCGAATGGTCGAAGGTCTAATCAGCTTTCCATAGACGCAGGTAGCTGTTCCAGCAGTTCCCCGGGAACTTCAAGCTTGGATACTGTAATGGATAAGTGCAACTCTCGTCGTGACAGTGCATTCAAGATTGATCAATCAAAAGGAGCTCAAGTTTCCTGCATGACTAGGTTACCTGATGATGATTTCTCCCATCGGAATAGTTTTGCTGCTACTTCTTTCACCGCCGGAAGTATGTTGGAACCAG ATCATTTGAAAGCGTATCTACCTTCTGCCTTGACAAAGGATCCTATCTGCAAACTCAAAAGGCAAGCTACCAGCTGCAGCAAAGCCAGCATATCTTCCCGATGCGATCGAAGAAATGTTAAGAAGCAAATCATAAGCTCTGCTGATTGTGGGGGTAACAATGGGGAAAGCATTGCATTGGAGCCTGGATATCACAAAGACAGGGTTGTAAATCACAGATCATCAATCAGTGAGGTTATCCTTTCGGAAGAAAAGGTGGACAAGAGTTCAGTAAACAGGCCATCTGGCCCTGATGTTGTTAAGCAGCTTGCAGTATTTCCTACTGATTTGGACTGTGGCGGTGCAGTCAAGAAGCAATGCTCTGAAGTGAAGCATGAGCATGAAGAATTGTCTGAAATTCTGAGTAGCCCTTCAAATTGTGACAATGTTTCAGCATCATCTCTGGTCTTTGAGTTGCCACTTCAGGTGTTGCCACCCGAACAGAGAACACCTGAACCTGCAAGGTGCCATGCAGTAAAGCCAACCAAGACACTCCAATTGAATCCCATCCTTTATGATGTGGAGCTAAGTGGGAATGGATGCACCAACAAGGGGCGCCGTGTTCCTCTTGTTTCCCTGATGAGTAGATGGAACCGAAGACCCGTTGTGGGGTATCCAGTCTCTGTGGAGGTCTCAGATGGTGTATGTTTCCTTCCTGCATCAGGTGTAAATGATCACCATCCTGCCACAAGCATTGTTAATGGAGCACTGAAGAAGGATGAAGCTGCAAGCCCAGGACGTCTGAGATCACACACGGGAGGAGCAAAGCCCAGAAGCCGCAGGAAGATGTCTGAGCTCGAAATGGATAAATCATGGCGGCCACACACTAAAACTCATGCGCCTTCTTCAAGAAAGATGCGGAGGCTTTCATCTTTCGAGATAAATCGGAGAGGCGCTGGAGACAATAAGTCAGTAGTAGGTAAAATCTCTGCGCCAACTATTGCATGCATCCCACTTCGAGTTGTTTTCAGTAGGATCAATGAAGCGTTGAGCTTTCAAATGAAATGA